In one Arachis duranensis cultivar V14167 chromosome 9, aradu.V14167.gnm2.J7QH, whole genome shotgun sequence genomic region, the following are encoded:
- the LOC107466495 gene encoding RING-H2 finger protein ATL73-like — protein MIINNSNDSAFRFTHAMAFIFGLIFLFKTINFLHSCFFRPPRTPTILHTPVDVPSPYVSVSVAESLEHGHCHGHVDGHIDTGYENSPKMSYSDEVMKKSSVGGGCIICLGDYKEIEMLRVLPGCGHVFHQACVDPWLMLHSTCPICRKSLPHAP, from the coding sequence ATGATAATTAATAACTCCAACGACAGTGCTTTTCGTTTCACTCATGCCATGGCATTCATATTTGGCTTGATATTCTTGTTTAAGACCATAAATTTCTTACATTCTTGCTTTTTCAGGCCTCCAAGAACTCCCACCATACTCCACACACCGGTCGATGTTCCATCACCTTACGTGTCCGTGTCAGTGGCTGAGTCCTTAGAGCACGGTCACTGCCACGGCCACGTAGACGGTCACATCGACACGGGTTACGAGAATTCCCCTAAGATGTCATATTCTGATGAAGTAATGAAGAAAAGTAGTGTTGGAGGTGGATGCATCATATGCTTAGGGGATTACAAAGAGATTGAGATGTTGAGGGTTCTTCCTGGTTGTGGCCATGTCTTTCACCAAGCTTGTGTTGATCCATGGCTCATGTTACACTCCACATGCCCCATATGCCGAAAATCATTGCCACATGCACCATAG